The genomic region TTTTGATATTTAGTAAAGTAATAAGAGATATTGTAAAGGTAAAGATTGAATCAGTAAAGAAATACAAGAAAGAAATGCTTCTTTTTTGCATGCCTGTGGCTATGTCGATTTCATTTTACGCAGTATTGACAATGATTGACATGACACTTGTAAAGCACTATTTCTCTGCGAATATTGCAGGCCAATATGCGGCAATATCCGTGCTTGGAAAAAGCGTTCTGTATCTGCCCGGAGCAATAGTGTTGGTCATGTTCCCAATGGTGGCTGAAGCACATACAATTAATAAGGATACTCTTTCAATCCTAAAAAAAGCACTTATATCTACGGCATTTCTCTGTCTGGCGGGCATACTAATCTTCTTTTTATTCCCTGATTTTCTATTGAGATTGATTTCACGCGGCAGATATGTTGGTAATGTAAATCTTCTATGGATGTTTGGACTGGCTATGCTTCCATACGCGCTGACAGGAGTGATTAACAGCTTTCATATTGCGAGACATAAGATTAGTTTTATTGTTGCACTTGTAATTATGACAATAGTGCAGGTTGCGTTAATATGTATGTTTCACAACTCACTGGAACAGGTTATATACATACTTTTAATCTGCGGGGTACTGCTTATATTGATAAATTTCGGATTGATTTTTTATGAAAGAAAGAGCTGATTCAAAATACCCTTTTGTCTCAATAATAGTAATTGCAAAAGGGGTCTCCGAATATCTGGCAGAATGTATAGAGAGCTGCTTTGCGCTTGACTATCCGGAATTTGAGATTATATTCCTGCCGGATAAAGAAGCTAACCTGAATTACAAAGATGTTTCCGTTGTTCCTACGGGCGAGACAGGACCTGCAGTGAAGAGAAATATGGGAGTTAAAGAGGCTAAAGGAGAGATTGTTGCATTCATAGATGATGATGTTTACCCTGCAAAGGGTTGGTTGAAAAATGCAGTTCGAAATTTCTCTGACCCGGAAGTAGCGGCTGTTGGCGGACCTGCTGTAACCCCTTATAATGATGATGCTATGCAAAAAGCCAGCGGATTGGTATATTCATCTAAGCTTGTTAGTGGAGAATATAGTTATAGATATATTAAAGGAACAAGAAAAGAAGTAGAAGACTTTCCGTCATGCAATCTGATTGTAAGAAAAAGTGTTTTCGAAAAATTAGGAGGATTCAATACCAATTTCTGGCCTGGAGAGGATACTGTTTTATGTCTGGAGATAACAAAAAAATTAGGAAAAAAAATAATCTATGAACCTGAAGCCCTAGTATATCATCATAGAAGACGTTTGTTTAAAGAACATCTCAAACAGGTTACCAGTTATGCTAAGCATAGAGGTTATTTTGTTAAGAGATTTCCTCAGACATCTAAAAAGTTTTCCTATTTTGTTCCTTCGTTGCTTATTGCTGGAATAGTAACGGGAGCATTCTTTACAGGGCTTTGTGTTTTCTTTAGATCTGTGTATTTTATTATACTTGGTATATATCTGATTTCAGTAGCATTTGAGACAGTAAAATCCAAAAATCTTTTAGTATTCCCAGGCATTATCTCCACGCATTTTGCCTACGGAATCTTCTTTATCAAAGGATTACTTTCTAGAAGGCTGGAAGAAGAATGAAGATAATTATCGCATATCCGCCGCTTAGCTGCAAAGGAAACAAGAAAAAGGTCCCTCTTCTTTCCCAGAACAGACAGTTTCAATGGTTTCACAGTCCTACCTATATCTATCCCGTTGTTCCTGCCTGCGCTGCAACTATGCTCAAGAATGCCGGATATAACATGATCTGGTGTGACGGAATAGCCGAGAAAAAGACGTATAAAGAATTTTTGAATTTTGTTGCTGAAGAAAATCCTGATTTGATAATGATGGAAACAAAAACGCCGGTAGTCAAACAGCACTGGAAAATCATCAACGAACTCAAGATTCAAAATTCAAAACTCAAAACTGTCCTTGTCGGCGATCATGTGACTGCATTACCGGAAGAGAGCATGAAAAACTGCAATGTTGATTTTATCCTGACAGGTGGAGATTACGATTTCCTTCTCCTTAATCTATGCGAGGTTCTAAAAAAACTCATCACTCATCACTCATCACTCATCACTAAATTAGAACCCGGTATCTGGTATAGAAAAAACGGGGACATAAGAAATACGGGCAAGTTTAAGCTTGATCATGATCTAAATACTCTTCCTTTTATTGACAGGGATTTAACAAAGTGGCAGTTATATGCGTATAAAAATGGAAATTATAAGCGGACACCCGGCACTTATATAATGGCAGGAAGGGACTGCTGGTGGGGGAAATGCAAGTTTTGTTCATGGACCACGCTCTATCCGAATTTTAGAACCAGAAAGCCAGAACATGTTTTAGATGAGATAGGAACGTTGATTGAGAGGTATCACATAAAAGAAATTATGGATGATACGGGAACATTTCCTGTCGGAGAATGGCTGAGAGAGTTTTGTGATGGAATGATAAAAAGAGGATACAATAAAGAAATAAGATTTAGCTGCAATATGAGATTCGGCACGTTAGAGCAAAAAGATTATGATTTAATGGCAAAAGCCGGTTTCAGGTTTATACTCTACGGACTGGAATCCGCAAGACAGGAAACACTTGACAGGATACATAAAAACCTCAAGGTTTCTGCAATAACAGAAGGCGCAAGAATGGCTAAGCAAGCAGGCTTGCATCCGCATCTTACAACAATGATAGGATATCCATGGGAAACCAAAGAAGATGCATTAAGGACAATTCAACTCGCAAAGGAGCTTTTTCGCAAAGGCTATGTAAATACACTGCAAGCAACAATAGTAATACCATATCCAGGAACGCCTCTTTTTGACGAATGCAAAAAAGGCAATCAGCTGAGAACTCTGGATTGGAACAGATAT from bacterium harbors:
- a CDS encoding glycosyltransferase, which encodes MKERADSKYPFVSIIVIAKGVSEYLAECIESCFALDYPEFEIIFLPDKEANLNYKDVSVVPTGETGPAVKRNMGVKEAKGEIVAFIDDDVYPAKGWLKNAVRNFSDPEVAAVGGPAVTPYNDDAMQKASGLVYSSKLVSGEYSYRYIKGTRKEVEDFPSCNLIVRKSVFEKLGGFNTNFWPGEDTVLCLEITKKLGKKIIYEPEALVYHHRRRLFKEHLKQVTSYAKHRGYFVKRFPQTSKKFSYFVPSLLIAGIVTGAFFTGLCVFFRSVYFIILGIYLISVAFETVKSKNLLVFPGIISTHFAYGIFFIKGLLSRRLEEE
- a CDS encoding oligosaccharide flippase family protein — its product is MLAFIKKDSLYKNSALLFIASMAGNFFQYLFQFFMGRNLSIADFGAMNALFSFTVITSVGTGTIGLVITKYIAGFKGKNEIGKIKGIILKSSKYIIPAGVIVSILVFAARFQIMDYYKLEHTSPVIIVSFSLFVSCILSLFFAVATGMQRFNYIALGQILGPLSRIGSGALLVWLGFGLNGAILASVVASITGILIFSKVIRDIVKVKIESVKKYKKEMLLFCMPVAMSISFYAVLTMIDMTLVKHYFSANIAGQYAAISVLGKSVLYLPGAIVLVMFPMVAEAHTINKDTLSILKKALISTAFLCLAGILIFFLFPDFLLRLISRGRYVGNVNLLWMFGLAMLPYALTGVINSFHIARHKISFIVALVIMTIVQVALICMFHNSLEQVIYILLICGVLLILINFGLIFYERKS
- a CDS encoding radical SAM protein → MKIIIAYPPLSCKGNKKKVPLLSQNRQFQWFHSPTYIYPVVPACAATMLKNAGYNMIWCDGIAEKKTYKEFLNFVAEENPDLIMMETKTPVVKQHWKIINELKIQNSKLKTVLVGDHVTALPEESMKNCNVDFILTGGDYDFLLLNLCEVLKKLITHHSSLITKLEPGIWYRKNGDIRNTGKFKLDHDLNTLPFIDRDLTKWQLYAYKNGNYKRTPGTYIMAGRDCWWGKCKFCSWTTLYPNFRTRKPEHVLDEIGTLIERYHIKEIMDDTGTFPVGEWLREFCDGMIKRGYNKEIRFSCNMRFGTLEQKDYDLMAKAGFRFILYGLESARQETLDRIHKNLKVSAITEGARMAKQAGLHPHLTTMIGYPWETKEDALRTIQLAKELFRKGYVNTLQATIVIPYPGTPLFDECKKGNQLRTLDWNRYDMQEPVMKTPLTDADVKQFTQGLYKSFITPGFIFRTITSIRDFDDIIFILRAVKSVLGHLTDFRK